The window ACGCGCACGCCGCGGCTGCCGCGGTGAAGGCCGGCAACGACATGGTCATGACCACGCCCGGGTTCTTCCAGGGCGCGCTGGACGCGGTCGCGGCGGGCACGCTCACCGAGTCCGACATCGACCGGGCGGTCAGCCGCATCCTGAAGCTCAAGTTCGAGTTCGGGCTGTTCGAGAACCCGCGCCTGCCCAATGCCGTTCGCATCGCGAACGTGATCGGCAACGCCGCGCACACCGCGCTGAACCGCGAGACCGCTCGCCGCTCCCTCGTGCTGCTGCGCAACGACGGCCTGCTGCCGTTGACCGACGCGACCTCGTCCTCCGGGGATGGGCGCGCCGTGGCATCCGGACCCGCCCGCCGCCTCGCGGTTGTGGGTCCGCTCGCCGACGACGCGCAGACGCAGCTGGGCGACTGGGCCGGCAACTCCGGCCAGGCGGGGTGGCTGCCCGACGGTCAGCCGCGCGAGATGATCACGACGGTGCTGCAGGGTCTGACCGTGCACGCGCCGGAGTCGTGGAGCGTGGAATACGCGAAGGGTGCGGACATCCTGACCCTCGCCGACGACCCGGAGGGCGCATTCTTCCCCGACGGGCAGCCGCGGCCGCAGGTCGTGGTGCCGTGTGAACCGGATGCCGAGCTGATCGCCGAGGCGGTCGAGGCCGCCTCGCGCGCCGATGTCGTGGTGGCCGTCGTGGGCGACCGGATCGAACTGGTCGGCGAGGGCCGCTCCACCGCCACGCTGGATCTCATCGGCGGGCAGATCGCGTTGCTGGAGGCGCTGGCCGCCACGGGCACTCCGATGGTGGTCGTGCTGCTGGCATCCAAGCCGCTCGTGCTGCCGGCGGCAGTGGAATCCGCCGCCGCCGTGGTGTGGGCGGCGAACCCCGGCATGGCCGGCGGGCACGCCGTCGCCGAGCTGCTGCTGGGGCTCATCGAGCCCAGCGGCCGGCTGCCGATCTCGTTCGCCCGTCACGCCGGCCAGCAGCCGACGTACTACAACCAGATCCGCGGGCAGCACGGCTCGCGCTACGCCGACCTGACGCAGAGCCCCGCGTATGCGTTCGGTGAGGGGCTGGGGTACACCACCGTCGAGTACGCCGACCTCGTGGTGCAGGACGCCGAGCTCGGGGAGCTCGGGATTGACGACGTCGTGCGCGCGAGCGTGACGGTGCGCAACCTCGGCGATCGGCCCGCCCACGAGGTCGTGCAGGTGTACGTGCGCGACGTGGTGACCTCGGTGAGCTGGACCGACAAGGAGCTCAAGGCCTACCAGCGGGTCGAGGTGCCACCGCGCTCCGAGGTGACGGTGCAGCTGGAGCTGCCGGTCGCCGAGTGCACCATCGTGGATGCCGACGCGCGACGGATCGTCGAGCCCGGCGCCTTCGAGCTGCTGGTCGGCCCCTCATCACGGGACGCCGCGCTGCTGAGCGCGGGCTTCACCGTGCGGGGCTGACCCGCCGGCACGCGCCTTCGGTCGTCGCGAACGTCCCAGCCACCGTGGTTGCGGGGACGTTCGTGACGACCGAGCCCTCCGCGCCGGCCCGCGCCGGCATCCACGTGCCCTCAGTCGTCGCAAACGTCCCCGCCGAGCCCGTCGTCGGGGTCGTTCGCGTCCACCGAACCAGCCGCGCCGGCCCGCGCTGGCATCCACGTGCGCTCAGTCGTCGCAAACGTCTCCGCCACCGTGAGTTCCGGGGTCGGTTGCGACGACCGAGCGTCGCGCGCCACCGGACTCGGGCGGCGCGTTCAGTCGTCCGATTCGTCCCGGTCGGCGTCGTCGACGGGGACGAACGCGTCGTCCGAAGACTCGTCCTCGTCTTCGTCGGCATCCTCGTCGTCGTCGACGGCGCTCTCGTCGAGCTCGTCGAGCTCGTCGATGTCGACATCCTCGTCGTCGTCGACGGCGCTCTCGTCGAGCTCGTCGATGTCGACACCGTCCAGGTCGCCGCCGTGCAGGATCGCCGAACCGTCGTCGTCGAAGTCCGACGCATCCAGATCGTCGAGATCGTCGACGTCATCGCCGTCGTCTTCCTCATCGTCCAGGTCGTCATCGTCCTCGTCGTCGGATGCCGCGAGCTCGCCGGATTCGGCCGCCGCGGCCGCCTGCACCGCCTGCGCTGCCTGGTACTCGGCCAGACGAACCGCCCATGGCACCCACTCGGGGGCCAGCAGTGCGCCGTCGCCGGGGAGCAGTTCCACTTCGAGCACGGTCGGCTCGGAGTCTTCGACGGCGGCGATGCTGACGGTCCAGAACCAGCCGGGGTAGCCCCCGAGCCGGTTGTTGAACCGCAGCGAGACGACACCGTCGTCTTCGAGCTTGTAGCCGGCGGCATCGCCGATCGACGCCTCCGGGGTCACCTCGCGCAGCGCGGCGCGGGCGAGGTCGTGCGCGGCCAGCAGTCGTTCGTCGCTGGGGTCAGGCCTCGAAGTCATCAGCTACCTTGCGCAGCACTGCTGCGATCTTCTTCGCGTGCGGACCGCTCGGGTACCGGCCGTGACGCAAGTCGCCGCCGATGCCGTCGAGCAGCTTCACGAGGTCTTCGACGATGATCGCCATGTCGTCAGCGGGCTTGCGGCTGCGCTTGGACAGGCTCACAGGGGCCTCGAGCACGCGCACCGATAGCGCCTGCAGCCCCCGTTTGCCGTCGGCGACGCCGAATTCCAGGCGGGTGCCGGGCTTGAGCCCGGTGGTGCCGGCGGGGAGGGCGGTGGCGTGCAGGAAGACATCCTGGCCGTCATCGGCGGAGATGAAGCCGAAGCCCTTCTCCTCGTCGTAGAACCTGACCTTGCCGGTGGGCATGCGAACCTCGTTGCATCGGGCCTGCACAGGTGCAGGACGCCAAACGGGGCCGATCGGACCCCAGAACAGCCTACGGCACCGACCACCCACTAGTCTGGAGCCGATGAGCACACGCACCCCCGGCGAAGACATGCCGATCCGCCGAATCGACCGCATTCTTGCGTTCATGTCGTTCGGTCTGCTGCTGCTGTCGATCGTCAGCTTCGTGGCGATCATGATCGGCTCCGCAGCGGGTGGCGACATGCGCAGCGGCCTGTGGCCGACCGTGGGCGGCATCGTCTGGTTCGCTCCTCCCCTGGCCTTCGTCCTGCTGATCACGCTGGTGATCATGAGCTTCGTGCGAAGGGCTCGCGCCAATAGGACGAACTGACGTGCCCTACCCGGCTGATTCCCGTGCGCTGGCGACCTGGCTCGCCGCGCAGGACGACGCCGCGCTCAGCGCACTGCTGTCCCAGCGAGGCATCTCCCCCAGCGCGTCGTGGGCCGACTTCTTCGACGCCGCCGAAGCGATCCAGGATGCCGCGCCGCTCGCGCGTGCCCTCGCCGCACTTCCTCGGCCGCTGGCCGAAGCCCTCATCGCCGCCGGTGAAGGCACCGTCGCCGAACCGGCCCGGTCCGAACTGATCGCCCGGGCCCTCGTCGCCCCCGATGGCGAGGTGTACCGCGCCGTCGCCGAGGCCGTCGCAGCCCACCCGTCGGCACCGCAACCGGCCCCGGCATCCCCGGCCACCGCGTCACCGACCACCGCGTCACCGGCCCCCGCGTCAGCGACCCCGGCGTCCGAATCGGATGCCGCCGCGGCCGAGCGTGCCTTCACCGCCGCCGCCACCCTCGCCGACATCCTGCAGCTCGCCCTGGGGGCGCCGCTCGTGCGCATCGGCTCGGGCGCGCTGGGCGCGACGGAGCGTCGCCGGCTGCTGGAGGCGGGCATCGTCGACGACGCCGCCACCGCCGACGAACTCGTCGCACTGTCGGCGGTGACGGGACTGACCGCCCCCACCGACAAGGAGTGGCTCGTCACGTCTGCGGGCCTGGAGTGGCTGCGCGCGGGCACGGTCGATCGCTGGGGTGACGTGGCCCGGCGGCTGCGCGACGCACTGCCCTCGGCGCTGCGCACAGCCGACGGCGGCTGGACCGACCCCGCCGAGTGGCCCGCGGCCTACCCGTTCGACCCGTCGTGGCCGCCGCGCGCGGAGCGGTGGCGTGCGCTGATGCACCGCTGGGCCCTCATCGGCGCCGACGGCAACAGCGCGCCATGGGCGAAGGGACTGGCCGCCGGCGACGAGACCGACCTGGACGAACTGCGGGCACTGCTGCCCTCCGAGGTGGACCGCGTCTTCCTGCAGAACGACCTCACCGCGATCGCGCCTGGGCCGCTGGCCCCTCACCTGGACATGCGCCTGCGCACCATGGCGATCCGGGAGTCGCGCGCGCAGGCATCCAGCTATCGGTTCACACCCGATTCGATCGGCGCCGCCATCACCGGCGGCGAGACCGCCGAGTCGCTGCGCGAGTTCCTCACCGACCTGTCGCTGACCGGCCTGCCGCAGCCGCTGGCCTATGAGATCGAGCGCACCGCGGCCCGGCACGGCCTGATCCGGGTCGTCGACGACCCGGCATCCGGATCCACCCTCGTTTCCAGCGAGGACCCCCGGGTGCTCGACACGCTCGCCGTCGATCAGGCGCTGCGCCCGCTCGGGTTCGTCCGCCACCCGCAGGGCCTCGCGTCACGCTCGAGCGCCGACACCGTGTTCTGGATGCTCGCCGACGCCCGCTACCCCGTCGGAATGCAGGACGCATCCGGCCACACCCGCACCGTGATGCGCCACCGCCTGGCCGCCGACCCGGCCGAGGCGACCGTGCGCGCCTATGACGGGCTGCTGGCGCGGCTGCGCGCCGCGCACGACGCCGACGCGGATGCCGCGTGGCTCGGCCGCGAGCTCGAACAGGCCGTGCGGGCGAAGTCGCTGATCGTGGTCACGGTGCGCCTGCCCGACGGGTCGACCCGCGACTTCACACTCGAGGCCAGCGGCCTCGGCGGTGGGCGCCTGCGCGGACGCGATCGGGCCGCCGATGTGGAGCGCACGCTGCCGGTGGCGAGCATCGAATCGGTGCACCCGGTCTGAGTCCGCGGTTTCAGCCCGCGGGTTGTTCGTACGCGCGCAGTGCCACGACCCGGTCGAGGAATTGGTCGACGGCATCCGAATCGTAGGGTCCGCCGCGCCGCGTGTAATCGAACTGCTTCACCACGATGTCTTCGCCGCGCAGTCGCGTCCAGCCGCCGCTCTCCCGCGCTTTGAGGGCCTCGGCGCACTGCTTCAGGAACTCGTCGACGTCACCGGTGGCGTAGCCGGCGGGGCCGAACAGGCCGAGCACAGTCTTGAGCCTGGGGAACTGGACACCGCGGATGTCGGAACTGTGCACGACGTGACAGTAACGGATGCCTGCGCGGATCGACCGCACCCGCCGCGGCGCCGACTAGACTTGCTCGTTATGGCTGACGGCCCCCTCATCGTGCAGAGCGACCGGACGGTGCTGCTGGAAGTAGCCCACCCGGATGCCGAAACCGCGCGCCACGAGCTCGCGATCTTCGCCGAGCTCGAGCGCGCCCCCGAGCACATCCACACGTACCGCATCACGCGGCTGGGGCTGTGGAACGCCCGAGCCGCCGGCCACGACGCCGACGACATGCTCGGCACGCTGGAGCGCTGGTCGCGCTTCCCGGTGCCGGCTTCGGTGTCGCTGGACCTACGCGAGACCGTGAACCGCTACGGGCGCCTCGTCATCGAGCGGGCCGACGTCGAGGGCCACGGCGAGGGTGTGCTGGTGCTGCGGTCGACGGATGCCGCGGTGCTGTCGGAAGTCTCGCGCAACAAGCGCATCAACCCGCTGCTGATCGGCCACCCCGCTCCGGACACGTTCGTCGTGGACGCCTGGGCGCGCGGTCACATCAAGCAGGAGCTGCTGAAGATCGGCTGGCCCGCCGAAGACCACGCCGGATACACACCCGGGACTCCCCACCCGATCGACCTCGCCGAGGACGGCTGGACGCTGCGGCCCTACCAGCGCACCGCGGTGGACACCTTCCACGAGGGTGGTTCCGGAGTCGTGGTACTCCCCTGTGGTGCCGGCAAGACGCTCGTCGGTGCCGGCGCGATGGCCGAGACCAAGACCACGACGCTGATCCTGGTGACCAACACCGTCAGCGCCCGGCAGTGGCGCGATGAGCTGCTCAAGCGCACCAGCCTCACCGCCGAGGAGATCGGCGAGTACTCCGGCCAGGTCAAGGAGATCAAGCCGGTCACGATCGCGACCTACCAGATCCTCACCGCCAAGCGCGCCGGCCAGTACGCGCACCTGTCGCTGCTGGACGCGCTGGACTGGGGCCTGATCATCTACGACGAGGTGCATCTGCTGCCCGCCCCGGTGTTCAAGCTGACCGCCGACCTGCAGGCCCGGCGCCGGCTCGGACTCACCGCGACGCTCGTGCGCGAGGACGGCCGCGAGGGCGACGTGTTCAGCCTGATCGGGCCGAAGCGGTTCGACGCCCCGTGGAAGGAGATCGAGGCGCAGGGCTTCATCTCCCCCGCGATCTGCTACGAAGTGCGCGTGGACCTTCCCGTCGACGAGCGGCTCGAGTACGCGGCATCCGCCGACGAGGACCGTTACCGGCTCGCGGCCACCGCGCCGGTGAAGATCGACGTCGTACGTGACCTGGTCGCGCGCCACGAGGGCGAGCAGATCCTGGTGATCGGCCAGTACTTGGAC is drawn from Microbacterium sp. zg-B96 and contains these coding sequences:
- a CDS encoding DNA repair helicase XPB, with amino-acid sequence MADGPLIVQSDRTVLLEVAHPDAETARHELAIFAELERAPEHIHTYRITRLGLWNARAAGHDADDMLGTLERWSRFPVPASVSLDLRETVNRYGRLVIERADVEGHGEGVLVLRSTDAAVLSEVSRNKRINPLLIGHPAPDTFVVDAWARGHIKQELLKIGWPAEDHAGYTPGTPHPIDLAEDGWTLRPYQRTAVDTFHEGGSGVVVLPCGAGKTLVGAGAMAETKTTTLILVTNTVSARQWRDELLKRTSLTAEEIGEYSGQVKEIKPVTIATYQILTAKRAGQYAHLSLLDALDWGLIIYDEVHLLPAPVFKLTADLQARRRLGLTATLVREDGREGDVFSLIGPKRFDAPWKEIEAQGFISPAICYEVRVDLPVDERLEYAASADEDRYRLAATAPVKIDVVRDLVARHEGEQILVIGQYLDQIDELAEALDAPKITGAVPVDERERLYQQFRVGEVPVLVVSKVANFSIDLPEASVAIQVSGSFGSRQEEAQRLGRLLRPKTNGHTASFYTLIARDTVDQDFAQNRQRFLAEQGYSYTILDADQVAAA
- a CDS encoding glycoside hydrolase family 3 N-terminal domain-containing protein, whose amino-acid sequence is MTTPLNSDAAYLDAALPVSERIADLLARMTLEEKVGQMMQLDARDDIEDQVLRRHVGSILHASPERLALAHDLVSRTRLRIPLIVGEDCIHGHSFFAGATIYPTQLGMAASWDPQLLERVARATAVEVAATGVHWTFSPVLCIARDLRWGRVNETFGEDPFLIGELASAMVRGYQGGGLSDDTAILATAKHFAGYSETQGGRDASEADLSRRKLRSWFLPPFERVAKEGCRTFMLGYQSIDGVPITVNDWLLNDVLRGEWDYTGTLITDWDNVGRMVWEQKVQPDHAHAAAAAVKAGNDMVMTTPGFFQGALDAVAAGTLTESDIDRAVSRILKLKFEFGLFENPRLPNAVRIANVIGNAAHTALNRETARRSLVLLRNDGLLPLTDATSSSGDGRAVASGPARRLAVVGPLADDAQTQLGDWAGNSGQAGWLPDGQPREMITTVLQGLTVHAPESWSVEYAKGADILTLADDPEGAFFPDGQPRPQVVVPCEPDAELIAEAVEAASRADVVVAVVGDRIELVGEGRSTATLDLIGGQIALLEALAATGTPMVVVLLASKPLVLPAAVESAAAVVWAANPGMAGGHAVAELLLGLIEPSGRLPISFARHAGQQPTYYNQIRGQHGSRYADLTQSPAYAFGEGLGYTTVEYADLVVQDAELGELGIDDVVRASVTVRNLGDRPAHEVVQVYVRDVVTSVSWTDKELKAYQRVEVPPRSEVTVQLELPVAECTIVDADARRIVEPGAFELLVGPSSRDAALLSAGFTVRG
- a CDS encoding cold shock domain-containing protein codes for the protein MPTGKVRFYDEEKGFGFISADDGQDVFLHATALPAGTTGLKPGTRLEFGVADGKRGLQALSVRVLEAPVSLSKRSRKPADDMAIIVEDLVKLLDGIGGDLRHGRYPSGPHAKKIAAVLRKVADDFEA
- a CDS encoding helicase-associated domain-containing protein → MPYPADSRALATWLAAQDDAALSALLSQRGISPSASWADFFDAAEAIQDAAPLARALAALPRPLAEALIAAGEGTVAEPARSELIARALVAPDGEVYRAVAEAVAAHPSAPQPAPASPATASPTTASPAPASATPASESDAAAAERAFTAAATLADILQLALGAPLVRIGSGALGATERRRLLEAGIVDDAATADELVALSAVTGLTAPTDKEWLVTSAGLEWLRAGTVDRWGDVARRLRDALPSALRTADGGWTDPAEWPAAYPFDPSWPPRAERWRALMHRWALIGADGNSAPWAKGLAAGDETDLDELRALLPSEVDRVFLQNDLTAIAPGPLAPHLDMRLRTMAIRESRAQASSYRFTPDSIGAAITGGETAESLREFLTDLSLTGLPQPLAYEIERTAARHGLIRVVDDPASGSTLVSSEDPRVLDTLAVDQALRPLGFVRHPQGLASRSSADTVFWMLADARYPVGMQDASGHTRTVMRHRLAADPAEATVRAYDGLLARLRAAHDADADAAWLGRELEQAVRAKSLIVVTVRLPDGSTRDFTLEASGLGGGRLRGRDRAADVERTLPVASIESVHPV
- a CDS encoding multidrug ABC transporter ATPase, producing MSTRTPGEDMPIRRIDRILAFMSFGLLLLSIVSFVAIMIGSAAGGDMRSGLWPTVGGIVWFAPPLAFVLLITLVIMSFVRRARANRTN
- a CDS encoding DUF3027 domain-containing protein, whose product is MTSRPDPSDERLLAAHDLARAALREVTPEASIGDAAGYKLEDDGVVSLRFNNRLGGYPGWFWTVSIAAVEDSEPTVLEVELLPGDGALLAPEWVPWAVRLAEYQAAQAVQAAAAAESGELAASDDEDDDDLDDEEDDGDDVDDLDDLDASDFDDDGSAILHGGDLDGVDIDELDESAVDDDEDVDIDELDELDESAVDDDEDADEDEDESSDDAFVPVDDADRDESDD
- a CDS encoding DivIVA domain-containing protein, producing MHSSDIRGVQFPRLKTVLGLFGPAGYATGDVDEFLKQCAEALKARESGGWTRLRGEDIVVKQFDYTRRGGPYDSDAVDQFLDRVVALRAYEQPAG